From the genome of Candidatus Electrothrix communis, one region includes:
- a CDS encoding right-handed parallel beta-helix repeat-containing protein: MALSLWGIFCCTAPGHAALNDVAVFAPGVKNWMTAQQQKELATYLKSPGLRGDKSDHLPSPGQQTKIYDHTRQENLVSWMNQRMSDGKSDVLLIIDLAPSQIFNDNDNSVAEAWMENGNMLIWTGSEPFRSSVDAGGTVTDLAADGINDGANKVLDIKGEGLCTGYASVPQQETSVASAASDFYDYLPSLNLNYTGPDMRSLSYVDVLTEAENVVSQDDAPALVIDEMFAENSDLQDTAHVYESDALVLTMRQTEDDRKGQGGQYAQFYCYKGLIDGVDSNEYRKPVLYEFLHNWVAKDVDLIHVQAGAVDGNGSQAKPYGTIQAGINAADAFSRDRVVVLPGTYKENIVMKPSVKLISAGGDLRGTVVGHLDEFNNPELDLTYNTFPQINAKKGLVRAQATIIDGTGLSTNKPLLHLPKGATLGTWLDGFTIQNMPAVDQTACGHARTIQSQGASPLLIDNIVRNNGSAGFSASAVFNTDSKGVSVENDICQNDDFRYDNVLYDAHPALINNIIGANDGPNLSDDYYAYSIMYHNEAFKSGYFGDDLPEPFYDAPGIKAQHGAHPYIYNNAVYDSSGAGIDARRGVNELVWESGINRPTRPVVIANSVLNAGTAGLQDDGAGIGALNSGGHDPYSGQDLYQIIDGNFVHTAAQGAVSCLYDDDEDGGTTTIPQNNIGYVVINNNTGTQAGTAGIEIHGCANVFEIFHNEMTANTKAGIGIAFDAKVGDITNNSLHANGMAGIGMKDGAQVAAIRNNSLLRNGEAGIGHNGSAKRVLVGEEVGNTIEYNGAAGIGMIHAKVDLISMNIIRSNGAPGITVTEDSDVGLIEGSAATEGPERLSQNGRGDLQDPLTNRFTAGLVVLNEGSTANISNLIVEGSGMVNVMLGPGTVVTMDGCTIRNNNLGPNLRIDGRATVTNSLFENAKHPGVGIFGENAFVSFNDNIISRSGTAGIIINNGPTIESFAGNQILDAGTAGLVVGTITGDMHIIDSDINGSGTIGFSGGGLVQNVTITDSYVRNSGKMGVYLQFNDVSKSLNVSGSHIIENDFMGIIVTNSANLTIADSTIAGNGTAVRTSNIDNIEVTNSTFRDNRGGLDLYNDLKSSATCTVSGSLFDNNALGADIRMVGGSQLSVYDTIISGTGGSGSDGVYAIEAVDVDAVDIVGSDLRSWNVGISIKRVGQANVSKSRIRARWPMKFEDSSGNITNTITSTESMGYIFDNSVINFYHNTMYGGTQWGLSAKNNSIVHAYNNIITGVHMGFRSESGAVVTADYNLMHDNTFNYHAVSPGIINWGTNNLVNTDPELVDPLNENFHLKPSSPAIDAGDSEIEVADDMDGDSRPQGASSDIGADEAM, translated from the coding sequence ATGGCGTTGTCGCTGTGGGGTATTTTTTGCTGCACCGCCCCCGGACACGCCGCCCTGAACGACGTGGCTGTTTTCGCGCCGGGAGTTAAAAACTGGATGACGGCTCAACAACAAAAGGAGCTGGCCACCTATCTCAAGTCCCCTGGTCTCCGAGGTGATAAATCAGATCATTTGCCATCACCCGGTCAGCAAACAAAAATCTACGATCACACCAGACAAGAAAATCTTGTCTCCTGGATGAATCAACGGATGTCCGATGGCAAATCTGATGTCCTGCTGATTATCGACTTAGCTCCCAGCCAAATATTTAACGATAACGACAACTCCGTTGCTGAAGCCTGGATGGAAAACGGTAATATGCTGATCTGGACCGGTTCGGAGCCCTTTCGTTCCTCTGTTGATGCAGGCGGTACGGTAACTGATCTTGCTGCGGACGGCATAAATGACGGAGCCAATAAGGTCCTCGATATTAAAGGGGAAGGCCTGTGTACAGGCTACGCATCTGTTCCCCAGCAGGAAACCTCTGTCGCATCGGCTGCATCTGATTTTTATGATTACCTACCCAGTTTGAATCTAAATTATACTGGCCCGGACATGCGTTCGCTCAGCTATGTTGATGTGTTGACCGAGGCAGAGAACGTGGTCTCCCAGGATGACGCTCCTGCTCTGGTCATTGACGAAATGTTCGCGGAGAACAGCGATCTTCAGGATACCGCCCATGTGTATGAAAGCGATGCCCTTGTTCTAACCATGCGCCAAACGGAGGATGACCGCAAAGGTCAAGGTGGTCAATACGCCCAGTTTTATTGCTACAAAGGGCTGATTGACGGGGTTGATTCCAATGAATATCGAAAACCAGTTCTCTATGAATTTCTCCATAACTGGGTCGCCAAAGATGTTGATCTGATCCATGTCCAGGCCGGAGCAGTTGATGGAAACGGCAGCCAAGCAAAACCCTATGGAACCATTCAGGCAGGCATCAATGCTGCTGATGCATTTTCCCGGGACCGTGTTGTCGTTCTTCCCGGAACCTATAAGGAAAACATCGTGATGAAACCCAGCGTCAAGTTGATCAGCGCTGGGGGTGATCTACGCGGAACGGTTGTTGGACATCTTGATGAATTCAACAATCCCGAACTCGACCTCACCTATAATACCTTTCCTCAGATTAATGCAAAAAAAGGGTTGGTCAGAGCGCAAGCTACCATCATTGACGGAACCGGGCTGTCTACAAATAAACCCCTGCTCCATCTCCCCAAAGGGGCCACCTTGGGAACCTGGCTGGACGGTTTCACCATCCAAAACATGCCCGCAGTGGATCAGACCGCCTGCGGCCATGCCAGAACTATTCAAAGTCAGGGTGCTTCTCCACTCCTCATTGACAACATCGTTCGGAACAACGGTTCTGCTGGCTTTAGCGCCTCTGCTGTCTTCAATACTGATAGTAAAGGCGTTTCCGTTGAAAACGATATCTGTCAAAATGATGATTTTCGCTATGATAATGTCCTCTATGATGCCCATCCAGCTCTGATCAACAATATTATCGGCGCAAACGATGGTCCCAACCTGAGCGACGACTATTACGCCTACAGCATTATGTACCATAATGAAGCGTTCAAAAGCGGTTATTTTGGTGATGATCTGCCAGAACCCTTTTATGATGCCCCAGGCATCAAGGCGCAGCACGGAGCTCATCCCTACATCTATAATAATGCGGTCTACGACTCATCTGGAGCTGGCATTGATGCTCGGCGCGGCGTAAATGAACTTGTCTGGGAAAGCGGCATTAATCGTCCAACCCGGCCCGTTGTCATTGCCAACTCCGTGCTCAACGCAGGTACAGCAGGCCTTCAGGACGACGGCGCTGGTATCGGAGCCCTGAACAGCGGAGGCCATGATCCCTACTCAGGGCAGGATTTGTATCAGATTATAGACGGTAATTTTGTTCACACTGCGGCTCAAGGAGCCGTCAGCTGCCTGTATGACGACGATGAAGACGGCGGTACCACCACGATTCCACAAAATAATATCGGCTACGTCGTCATTAACAACAACACTGGAACACAAGCGGGCACGGCAGGCATAGAAATACACGGCTGTGCCAATGTCTTTGAAATCTTTCACAACGAGATGACCGCTAACACCAAGGCCGGTATCGGTATAGCCTTTGATGCCAAAGTCGGCGACATTACCAACAACTCGCTGCATGCAAACGGCATGGCTGGCATCGGTATGAAAGATGGGGCTCAGGTTGCAGCTATCAGGAATAACTCCCTGCTCAGGAATGGAGAAGCAGGGATCGGTCATAACGGATCCGCTAAGAGAGTCCTGGTGGGTGAGGAAGTGGGTAATACGATCGAATATAATGGAGCAGCCGGGATCGGTATGATACATGCCAAAGTGGACCTTATTTCCATGAATATCATCCGCTCTAATGGCGCTCCTGGCATTACGGTAACTGAAGACTCCGATGTAGGGCTTATTGAGGGCAGCGCTGCAACTGAGGGGCCGGAACGATTGTCACAAAACGGAAGGGGAGATCTTCAAGATCCTCTTACTAATAGGTTTACCGCAGGTCTGGTTGTGTTGAATGAAGGTTCTACGGCCAATATATCCAATCTTATTGTTGAAGGAAGTGGCATGGTTAATGTCATGCTGGGACCTGGCACTGTTGTCACAATGGATGGTTGCACGATCAGAAATAATAATCTTGGGCCGAATTTAAGGATTGATGGTAGAGCAACTGTTACCAACAGTCTTTTTGAGAATGCCAAACATCCGGGAGTTGGCATTTTTGGCGAGAATGCATTTGTTTCCTTCAACGACAATATTATTTCCAGAAGCGGAACCGCAGGAATAATCATAAACAATGGACCTACGATTGAGTCCTTTGCTGGTAATCAGATCCTTGATGCCGGAACAGCAGGGCTCGTGGTCGGTACAATTACCGGCGACATGCATATTATTGATTCCGACATTAACGGGAGCGGAACAATAGGATTCTCTGGTGGAGGTCTGGTGCAAAATGTGACAATTACAGACTCTTACGTAAGGAATAGCGGTAAGATGGGTGTTTACCTTCAATTTAATGATGTCAGCAAGAGTCTCAATGTATCGGGTAGTCATATTATTGAAAATGATTTTATGGGAATAATTGTCACGAACAGTGCCAATCTAACCATTGCCGATTCGACCATTGCTGGCAATGGGACAGCAGTTCGTACTTCTAACATTGACAATATAGAGGTTACCAATTCGACCTTCAGAGACAATAGGGGTGGGTTAGATTTGTATAATGATTTAAAATCATCCGCAACGTGTACTGTTTCCGGCAGTCTTTTTGACAACAACGCATTAGGGGCGGATATAAGAATGGTAGGAGGAAGCCAACTCTCTGTATATGATACAATTATATCAGGGACGGGAGGTTCCGGCAGCGATGGTGTTTATGCTATCGAGGCTGTTGATGTAGATGCTGTTGATATAGTTGGTTCTGACCTCAGATCATGGAATGTAGGCATTTCAATAAAAAGAGTGGGTCAGGCCAATGTTAGCAAAAGTCGAATACGAGCCAGATGGCCGATGAAATTCGAAGACAGTTCCGGTAATATCACAAACACCATAACAAGTACGGAAAGTATGGGTTATATTTTCGACAATTCAGTAATAAATTTCTATCACAATACAATGTACGGGGGGACTCAGTGGGGATTGTCTGCAAAGAACAATTCGATCGTGCATGCCTACAACAACATTATAACCGGAGTGCATATGGGCTTTAGATCCGAGAGCGGCGCTGTTGTCACTGCCGACTATAATCTTATGCATGATAACACGTTTAATTATCATGCGGTTAGTCCGGGAATTATAAACTGGGGTACAAACAACCTTGTCAATACTGATCCGGAGCTTGTCGATCCTCTGAACGAAAATTTTCACCTGAAGCCTTCATCTCCGGCCATTGATGCTGGCGATAGTGAGATCGAAGTTGCCGATGACATGGACGGTGATTCCCGGCCACAGGGAGCGAGCAGCGATATAGGAGCGGATGAGGCGATGTAA
- a CDS encoding two-component regulator propeller domain-containing protein, producing the protein MIKYLLFSLSGFLACFDLFFLQTPLFSQPLNPELPISQYLHTSYSHNNRIKSVLDIAQDDTGFLWLATYRELVRFDGEEFLYYNRLTRDDFPASAVRSLLIDSKGNLWVGTNDSGLFRFRDNVFTHFDTQDGLPSDSVRELFEDGEGRIWIGTTAGVTSYDGITFQRFISPESLATKLVNFICQDEEGAIWIGTNQKNGVYVRKKGADSFTSYQGELASLISEAPLEYMIKDSNGKGLWAITSDTLILIKENKTRKLFKLSFEESKNKHNRQKVANSKIFQDRNGALWLTGSSGLIRFYNGSFDFFSQADGLNDNIVFSVYQDKEGSLWVGTQPGLERLSEPKFTIYTQDEGLFDDTVNAVLEEKSGEFLVATNQGLNLVIPQLEKIEKLTDPLLQTRIRHLYKESSGKIWVSTYGHGILILENRKVVQQLSMKNGLISDKVRLALEDHAGNFWIGTQSGLSMMDPTGHLTNYTTDTTPGLINDYILCLHEDAAGRIWIGTDGGGVHIYEQGEIKQRFTKDNGILGNVIFRFYDDGQGGLWIMTNSGISILKEKNIQNLTSKHGLFTDSVFEVLRDRKNKLWMTTTFGLFYVSQHDLNQVLNGKKEKFPITLFDNNSGLKKNPTSNAWSEQDSEGNFWVGTYGGVAVINPENIPINTLSPKTIILSSNIASHNSNKIMEKRTVPADKTRLNFHFAVLSFVSPEKNLLQYKLDGFDQSWSVPGKQRDVSYTNLPPGNYVFRVKGMNNDGVPSQEEARLAFYKNPHYYERLWFRLATSLSVLLLLILTGIKAHRNRIKKLHHTLEQQKNQIELERKATRVERLAKEQERELSESYNRFVPHDFLNFLGKKSLLEVGLGDQVERTMTVLFADIRNFTEISEGLTPKETFDFINSFLGQIAPAVQHSEGFIDKYIGDAVMALFASAQQALHTAIQMNKILLDPRTQQRIKNHDQVIRIGIGINTGNLMLGTVGSEHRMDGTVISDAVNLASRIEQLTKYYGVNILFTEETYRRLPDARQWNVREVDRVMVKGKTQPVTLYEALDGLPRNIRSLKISSKKSFEEGVHLYRSGRIDMAQKIFQDCLLQCPTDEAVKIYLCRCEHYLENGVGEDWDGVSRLNFK; encoded by the coding sequence ATGATAAAATACCTTCTATTCTCCCTGTCCGGTTTTCTTGCCTGCTTTGATCTGTTCTTTTTGCAGACCCCTCTTTTTTCCCAGCCCTTAAATCCAGAACTCCCGATCTCACAGTACCTGCATACATCCTATTCCCACAACAACAGAATAAAAAGCGTCCTTGACATTGCCCAGGATGATACCGGATTTCTCTGGTTGGCAACCTACCGGGAACTGGTCAGGTTTGATGGGGAGGAGTTTCTCTACTATAACCGCTTAACCCGCGATGATTTTCCAGCTTCGGCTGTCCGCAGTTTACTCATTGATAGTAAGGGGAATTTATGGGTCGGCACCAATGATAGCGGTCTTTTTCGTTTTCGCGATAATGTATTTACTCATTTCGATACCCAGGACGGCCTACCCAGTGATTCTGTAAGAGAATTATTTGAAGATGGCGAGGGAAGGATCTGGATCGGGACCACTGCCGGGGTTACCTCTTATGACGGAATTACTTTCCAGCGTTTTATCAGCCCGGAAAGCTTGGCAACAAAACTCGTTAACTTTATCTGCCAGGATGAAGAGGGGGCTATCTGGATTGGGACCAATCAGAAAAACGGTGTGTACGTGCGCAAGAAAGGTGCGGATAGCTTCACCTCCTATCAGGGGGAGCTTGCTTCTCTGATATCCGAGGCCCCTCTTGAGTACATGATCAAAGACAGTAACGGCAAGGGACTCTGGGCCATCACCTCGGATACCCTCATACTGATCAAAGAAAACAAAACCAGGAAACTCTTCAAGCTAAGTTTCGAGGAGAGTAAGAACAAACATAATCGCCAAAAAGTCGCGAATTCGAAAATATTCCAGGACAGAAACGGTGCGCTCTGGTTGACCGGATCCAGTGGACTGATCCGATTTTATAACGGCAGCTTTGATTTTTTTAGCCAGGCCGACGGGCTCAACGATAACATAGTCTTTTCTGTCTATCAGGATAAGGAAGGCAGCCTTTGGGTCGGCACCCAGCCAGGACTGGAACGATTATCCGAGCCCAAGTTTACTATCTACACCCAGGATGAAGGCCTTTTTGATGATACAGTTAATGCCGTGCTGGAAGAAAAAAGCGGGGAATTCCTGGTGGCCACGAATCAGGGACTGAATCTTGTTATTCCACAGCTCGAAAAAATAGAAAAACTCACTGATCCACTCTTACAAACCAGAATCAGGCATCTGTATAAAGAAAGCTCCGGCAAAATCTGGGTGAGCACCTATGGACACGGCATCCTGATCTTGGAGAACAGAAAAGTCGTTCAGCAGCTGAGCATGAAAAACGGACTTATCTCCGATAAGGTGCGCCTCGCTCTGGAAGATCACGCGGGAAATTTCTGGATCGGCACCCAGTCGGGCCTCAGCATGATGGATCCAACAGGACACCTGACCAACTACACAACAGATACCACTCCAGGCTTAATCAACGACTATATTCTTTGTTTGCATGAAGATGCTGCTGGAAGAATCTGGATAGGAACCGATGGAGGCGGTGTCCATATTTATGAACAAGGCGAAATAAAACAAAGATTCACAAAAGATAACGGAATACTGGGAAATGTCATCTTTCGCTTTTACGATGACGGCCAGGGTGGGCTCTGGATAATGACCAATAGCGGCATATCCATCCTAAAAGAAAAAAATATCCAAAACCTTACCTCCAAACACGGTCTCTTTACAGATAGCGTTTTTGAGGTCTTGCGAGATAGAAAAAACAAGCTCTGGATGACCACCACCTTTGGTCTTTTTTATGTGTCCCAGCATGATCTCAATCAGGTTCTCAACGGCAAAAAAGAAAAATTTCCAATTACCCTCTTTGATAATAACTCAGGGCTGAAAAAAAATCCCACTTCTAACGCGTGGTCCGAGCAAGACAGTGAAGGGAATTTCTGGGTCGGCACCTATGGAGGGGTGGCTGTTATCAATCCAGAAAATATTCCTATCAACACGCTCTCTCCAAAAACAATTATCCTTTCCTCAAATATTGCATCCCACAACAGCAATAAAATTATGGAGAAACGTACTGTTCCTGCTGACAAGACCCGCCTCAACTTCCATTTCGCGGTTCTCAGTTTTGTTTCCCCTGAAAAAAACTTGCTCCAGTATAAACTGGACGGCTTTGATCAGAGCTGGTCGGTTCCTGGTAAACAACGCGATGTTTCATATACCAATCTCCCGCCAGGAAACTATGTGTTTCGTGTCAAGGGGATGAATAACGATGGCGTTCCCTCGCAGGAAGAGGCGAGGCTCGCTTTTTACAAGAACCCACATTATTACGAGCGCCTCTGGTTTCGCCTTGCGACCAGTTTATCCGTCCTGCTCCTGTTGATTTTGACAGGCATCAAGGCACACAGGAACCGCATAAAAAAATTACATCACACCTTGGAGCAGCAAAAAAACCAGATCGAACTGGAAAGAAAAGCAACAAGGGTTGAACGGCTTGCCAAGGAACAGGAAAGAGAGCTCTCTGAATCCTACAACCGCTTTGTCCCCCATGATTTTCTCAATTTTCTCGGCAAGAAAAGCCTCCTCGAAGTCGGTCTCGGCGACCAAGTGGAACGAACAATGACCGTCTTATTCGCGGATATTCGCAATTTCACCGAAATTTCCGAAGGCCTCACCCCGAAAGAGACCTTTGACTTCATCAACTCCTTTCTCGGGCAAATCGCTCCGGCAGTCCAACATTCCGAAGGTTTTATTGACAAGTACATCGGCGATGCGGTTATGGCCTTATTTGCCTCTGCCCAACAGGCCCTGCATACGGCTATCCAAATGAACAAAATCCTGCTTGACCCGCGAACACAGCAACGTATTAAAAATCATGATCAGGTCATCAGAATCGGTATAGGCATCAATACTGGTAACCTCATGCTGGGGACCGTCGGCAGCGAGCATCGAATGGACGGAACCGTCATAAGTGACGCTGTCAATCTCGCCTCTCGTATTGAGCAGCTGACCAAATATTACGGTGTTAATATCCTCTTCACAGAAGAGACGTATCGCAGGCTGCCCGATGCCCGGCAGTGGAACGTAAGAGAAGTGGACCGGGTTATGGTCAAAGGAAAAACACAGCCCGTAACCCTCTATGAGGCATTAGACGGGTTACCAAGAAATATACGCTCCTTAAAAATCTCCTCGAAGAAGTCCTTTGAAGAGGGGGTGCATCTTTACAGATCCGGCAGGATCGACATGGCCCAAAAAATATTCCAAGACTGCTTATTGCAATGTCCGACAGATGAGGCAGTGAAAATTTACCTCTGTCGGTGCGAGCATTATTTGGAAAACGGGGTCGGAGAAGATTGGGACGGGGTGAGCAGGTTGAATTTTAAATAA
- a CDS encoding VOC family protein, translating to MKFRGINHLALVTADMEATIRFWRDLIGMRLIHGYGEVDFRQYFFEIDEQSCLSFFEWEGAEPVAKKLHGQPTSGPRVFDHLAFGMDSKKEVWALKDKLEAAGFACSDMIDHDFIHSVYSFDPNGIPIEFCYEVKGREIRRDPVVNDTDPPPAALEGTEPQPGIWPKVTEPTPQEEWEVKAGDGSGFLKK from the coding sequence ATGAAGTTTCGAGGAATTAATCACTTGGCCTTGGTGACTGCGGATATGGAGGCAACCATCCGTTTCTGGCGGGATCTTATAGGGATGCGATTGATCCACGGATATGGTGAAGTTGATTTTCGCCAGTACTTTTTTGAGATTGATGAGCAGAGTTGCTTGTCCTTCTTTGAGTGGGAGGGAGCAGAACCCGTGGCGAAAAAGCTGCATGGCCAGCCGACTTCCGGTCCTCGTGTCTTTGATCATCTTGCCTTTGGGATGGATTCCAAGAAAGAAGTTTGGGCGCTGAAAGATAAGCTGGAGGCGGCAGGTTTTGCCTGTTCCGACATGATTGATCATGATTTTATCCACTCTGTGTACTCCTTTGATCCGAATGGAATACCCATTGAGTTCTGCTATGAGGTGAAGGGGCGAGAGATTCGCAGGGATCCCGTTGTCAATGATACCGATCCTCCTCCTGCGGCCCTGGAAGGTACAGAGCCGCAACCGGGGATATGGCCTAAGGTCACCGAACCCACACCTCAGGAAGAGTGGGAGGTCAAGGCAGGTGATGGCAGCGGTTTTTTAAAGAAATAG
- a CDS encoding HAD-IIB family hydrolase: MKLLVCTDLDRTLLPNGPQAESPEARPAFAALAENPRVCIVYVTGRSIRLTEEAIEEFQVPFPDVLIADVGTSICHRAQGKWQHDRDWDALLSREWSRANNGLPGLLLELPGLEMQEEEKQTRFKLSYYVDADVDRQRLARSINSILAQQEIRASLIWSHDEVTDQELLDILPAGADKYQALQFLRRQLGYHPDEMLFSGDSGNDLEVLTSEIPAVLVANARQEVAEKARMMAIIAGNGASLYLARGGFQGMNGCYSAGILEGVAHYYPEIFQYDP; this comes from the coding sequence ATGAAGTTGCTTGTCTGTACGGACCTAGACCGCACCTTGTTGCCCAACGGTCCACAGGCGGAGTCGCCCGAGGCTCGACCTGCCTTTGCTGCCCTGGCAGAGAATCCGCGCGTTTGCATCGTCTATGTGACCGGGCGCAGTATTCGGCTCACCGAAGAGGCCATTGAAGAATTTCAGGTGCCTTTCCCAGATGTCCTGATTGCTGATGTGGGGACCAGCATCTGTCATCGTGCGCAGGGAAAATGGCAGCATGACCGGGATTGGGATGCCTTACTCAGCAGGGAATGGTCTCGGGCCAACAACGGCTTGCCTGGTCTTCTGCTTGAGTTGCCAGGTTTGGAGATGCAGGAAGAGGAGAAACAGACCCGGTTCAAGCTCAGTTATTATGTGGATGCGGATGTGGATCGGCAGCGTCTTGCCCGGTCAATCAACTCCATTCTGGCGCAGCAGGAGATTCGGGCCTCGCTCATCTGGAGTCATGACGAAGTGACTGATCAGGAGCTGCTGGATATCCTGCCCGCAGGTGCTGATAAATATCAGGCCCTTCAATTTCTTCGACGTCAGTTGGGGTACCATCCTGATGAGATGCTTTTTTCCGGGGATAGCGGCAATGATCTGGAGGTGCTGACCAGCGAGATTCCGGCGGTGCTGGTGGCTAATGCCCGGCAGGAAGTGGCGGAGAAGGCGCGGATGATGGCAATAATCGCTGGCAATGGAGCAAGCCTTTATCTTGCCCGTGGTGGATTCCAGGGGATGAACGGCTGTTACAGTGCCGGGATACTGGAAGGGGTGGCGCATTATTACCCCGAGATTTTTCAATACGATCCGTAA
- a CDS encoding IS1634 family transposase encodes MFIRKTACSKYGAKQYFTYRLVENVRTGNGTSQRIVLNLGIDFSFPKESWRPLAKRIEQILYGQRPLFASPDDIEVAAQQYAAKIIRKQGDGGVGNKEISQHYSVDIDSLETSRPRSVSVEHVAYETVKEMGLEQKLTELGLTRPQRYAAIGTIVGRMVHPGSELATHDWLQNKSGLGELIGSDFEEMNLYKFYQASDLLLKNKDEIESYLYKKEKSVFQFKETITLYDLTNTYLEGSGKYNKLAALGKSKEKRTDCPLVTLGLVLDASGFPKRSEIFSGNVGEASTLEQMITELHEKCLNPQKKPTIVMDAGIATEKNITWLKENGYKYIVVSRKRKREFCEQEAIVVKRTGENTVKAQRKINEETGEIELYCHSTLREKKEQAMQDCSSTRFEEELKKLHSGLHKKYCTKKYEKVVEKLGRLKQQYSRSAQHYQVDVDKDEKTGNASQVTWKRKDKQNTQATHPGVYCLRTNHTQLDESALWHTYTMLTELEAVFRCLKSELGLRPIHHQITSRVSGHLFITLLAYHLVHSIRYRLKQHNIHSSWDGLRRQLDGQVLTTTSMKCEDGEMLHIRKSTAPEPRQQIIYDALEMPYYPGGTVRKKMKIKKSVVPRTNHQNH; translated from the coding sequence ATGTTTATTAGAAAAACGGCATGCAGCAAATATGGTGCCAAACAATATTTCACCTACAGGCTTGTAGAAAATGTACGTACTGGAAATGGTACGAGCCAACGAATTGTTCTCAACCTGGGGATTGATTTTTCTTTTCCAAAAGAGAGCTGGAGGCCTCTTGCCAAGCGTATTGAACAAATTTTGTATGGGCAGCGGCCATTGTTCGCATCACCTGATGATATAGAAGTAGCCGCTCAGCAATATGCGGCAAAAATCATACGAAAACAAGGGGATGGCGGCGTTGGCAACAAGGAGATCTCTCAGCATTATTCTGTTGATATTGACAGTTTGGAAACATCCAGACCAAGGAGTGTAAGTGTTGAGCATGTTGCCTATGAGACTGTAAAAGAGATGGGACTTGAGCAAAAACTCACTGAGCTGGGTTTAACTCGCCCTCAAAGATATGCTGCAATTGGTACGATTGTAGGCCGTATGGTTCACCCCGGCAGTGAACTGGCAACCCATGACTGGCTCCAAAACAAATCCGGTCTCGGAGAACTTATTGGTAGTGATTTCGAGGAAATGAATCTGTACAAGTTCTACCAAGCTTCCGATCTGTTGCTTAAAAATAAAGACGAAATAGAGAGCTATCTTTATAAAAAAGAAAAAAGTGTTTTTCAATTCAAAGAAACCATTACCCTCTACGACCTCACCAACACCTATCTTGAAGGCAGCGGTAAATATAATAAACTGGCAGCCCTCGGGAAATCTAAAGAAAAACGTACCGATTGTCCTCTTGTGACCCTTGGGCTAGTTCTTGATGCCAGCGGATTTCCCAAAAGAAGTGAAATTTTTTCCGGTAATGTGGGCGAAGCAAGTACCTTGGAGCAGATGATTACAGAACTCCATGAAAAGTGCCTTAATCCTCAGAAAAAACCAACAATAGTCATGGATGCCGGGATTGCGACGGAAAAAAACATTACCTGGCTGAAAGAGAATGGTTACAAATACATAGTTGTCAGCAGGAAACGGAAGCGTGAGTTTTGTGAGCAAGAGGCAATCGTGGTTAAAAGGACTGGTGAAAATACCGTCAAAGCACAGAGAAAAATTAACGAAGAAACAGGTGAGATTGAGCTCTATTGTCACTCAACTCTTCGTGAGAAAAAGGAGCAGGCAATGCAGGATTGCTCTTCAACTCGCTTTGAGGAAGAGTTGAAGAAATTACATTCCGGTCTGCATAAGAAATATTGTACGAAGAAATATGAAAAAGTTGTAGAAAAACTTGGCCGACTTAAACAACAATATTCCCGTTCGGCTCAACATTATCAAGTAGATGTAGACAAGGACGAAAAAACAGGCAATGCCTCACAGGTTACCTGGAAACGGAAAGACAAACAAAACACCCAGGCTACGCATCCTGGTGTGTACTGCCTTCGAACGAATCATACCCAGCTTGATGAATCAGCGTTGTGGCACACTTACACCATGTTGACAGAGCTGGAAGCCGTTTTTCGATGTCTTAAATCGGAGCTGGGGCTACGTCCTATTCATCATCAGATTACAAGTAGAGTGAGCGGGCATCTGTTCATTACTCTGCTCGCATACCATTTGGTCCATTCAATTCGTTACCGGTTGAAACAACATAATATTCATTCGAGCTGGGATGGTTTAAGAAGACAGCTTGATGGTCAAGTTCTCACGACAACATCAATGAAATGTGAAGATGGTGAAATGCTTCACATAAGGAAAAGTACAGCACCAGAACCAAGACAACAGATAATCTATGATGCCCTTGAAATGCCGTACTATCCCGGCGGGACAGTAAGAAAAAAGATGAAAATAAAAAAATCTGTGGTGCCAAGAACGAATCATCAAAACCATTAA